CGTGTCAGAGGGGTGTGGGCGCTGGCCCTTTGTCCGTCTCACACCCACTGGTGTCAGTGGCCCCCGTGGGGGCTCAGGCTCCATCTGGGGGCTGCATTGAGATACGGCAGCGGAGGGAAGGCCCTGCCCCGAgtcccagggcagggcagtTGCCCCCACCGTGGGTGCTGCAGCGAGGCCCTgcgtggggctgctgggggtggggtgggtggggggcacccgggCTGTACCCACAGTGCGCGGGGGCCGGGTGCACGGGccgcccccggggcggcgggcgtGGGCGTAACGTAGGGTAACGCGGCACGTTAGGTGTGGGCGAGTGGGGCCCACGCGGGTCACACGGGGCCTGGGGGGATGGTCCGGGGTGGGTCCGGGGCTCACCGGGTTCCCGGCGCACGGGGCCGTGcgccggcggggcgcggggtaCGCAAGGTCCCGCTCGCACCCACCTGCCCGCTCCCGGAAGCCCCGCCCCGGAAGTACTGGAGGCCCCGCCCCGGAAGTACCAGGGGGCCTCAGGCCCGTcctgccgccgcctcctccttcAGCCACCGCAGCAGCTGCGGCGTGAAGTAGGTGATGATGGCGTCGGCCCCTGCGGAGAGACGAGACGCTAGAGCCGCCCCGGGGCGCGGGGACAGGGGACACGGGGTCGGGAAGAGGAGCAGGCCTCGGGGCCGCCCGCCTCACCTGCGCGCCTGAAGGCTGTCACCGCCTCCCTGACGGCGGCCTCCAGGCCGAAGGCCCCGGCCTGCGCCCCATGCCACAGCATGGCGAACTCCCCCGAGACGTGGTACACGGCCAGCGGGtgggtggggtgctgggggagcgaCGGGGAGGCGGGGTTAGCTGGGGGACACCCCTCCCGGTGCCCTGCATCCCCTCCACACGCACCCCGCTGTGtccaggacagcagggaggCACCGGAGGTGCTCTAGTGCCCACCTTGGCCTGTCAAACCAAGTCACATCCCCTCCCTCCAGTTTGGATATCTGAATTGTCCATCCCATGTGAAACCAGCAGTTGTGTCCCCTCCCGTGTGGATATCCAAATTGTCCATCCCAGTCACGCacctctcctcccccctcctcctccagggaCTCCCTGTGCCTTCACTGGTGTGCAGAAAGAGCTTACGCGAGTCTTGACGTCCCTCACAAGGTCCAGGTAGGGCATCCCTGGCTTCACCATCAGCATGTCCGCTCCCTCACGCACGTCCCGGTCCTGCAAGGGGAACACACGCATGACCCCAGCATCTCAGGGTAGAATAATATTTTCCAGCAAGTCCATGGTTGGTTTTCCCCAGAGGTTTTGACCTGGTGGCTGGTTTTCTGAGGAGGGATCACAGAAGGGTCTAGTGGGCTCCTAAGGGCCACACGAGCCCAGAGGTGGGCTGTGACGCGGGAGAGCTGATGCTCCCCTTGCCAGACGCACAGTGCCTGGGGAAAGCCTGCAGCTGCGTGTCCCTGGACCTGACACCCCACGTCACAGGAGGGTACAGGGTCACCAGCTCCACAGCTCCCAACACATGGCCCTCACGCCCACACTGGGgacctgctccctccctctctctctcaatTGAGAGGCAAAAGCCTTAGCCATTTTGGCTGGTGTGCCTCCTACCACCTTCTGCCTCCAACAGCCCTGGGCTTGCTCTCCCCAAACCCATGAGCCTTggtgctgccctgggcagcctgaccCCGGCTCACTCACCACGGCACGTATCGCTAGGCCCCTGGcacctgggggcagctggtAGCATCGCCTGTCTCCGAAGGCAGGTTTGGAGAGTGCAGCATCCCTGGTGACGGGCAAGACAGAGGGCAGGGTATGAGGACCAGCGCAGAAACCTGTGCTGCTCACCTCGTCCAGCTTCAGAAACGTGAGGACAGACTAAGACAAGTGCCTGAGCTATCGGGGCCTGGAAAGGGGGGGCTCTCCTGACCCACCTCAGCACCCCAGGATTGCTCTGGGAGGTCCAACGGGCCCAGACTGGCCCTGGAGCTGTGCTTCAACGCCCGCTGCCCTCCCCATGCCCAGAGTCTGGGGTAAAATCATGTCAGAtgtcttccttttgctcttttccGAGGCAGGTCCCTCAGGGATGCACCATCAAGGTCAGGCCTTTCTCAGACAAGGACTCTTAGATGAGCTGAGCTTGTCCCTAAAGCCATCCTTTGGGGCAACAGCAGCTCCTGTGACTCCCCCTCCTCACTACtcctggcagctgcagaggcagcttcctctctgcctgccttgccACCAGCACCCAGGATGAGCAGGTGAAGGGATCACCCAAGGTTATCTTCCCACCAGCCAGCCTCTCCTGGGCAAGGTATGCTTGTCTCCCTTTTGCACTGGGAAGTAGGAGGAGAGTGCTCTAAAGCGACCAGCATGGCCCCACCTGTGGCCCAGGCTCTGGCCGAGCCCTGCTCCCAAATAACTATCAGGGACACACCTCCCGGCCAGCCCGGTGCCAGCTGGGGACACTCCTGGCTGAGGGACAGACCCACCTGAAGGGACCATAGAAGCACGAGGCAAACTTGGCGCTGTAGCTCATCACTGAGACCTGCCgaggagagcagagctgtgagGGCCAGAAGCTCAGTGCTGCatccctgtgctggagcagtaGCAATTCCCTCCCACGGCTGTTCTATACTCTGCCCCAtgtcctccttcccctgccagaGGCCTGGCGCCTTGCTGTCCCTGTGTCCAGCCAAGGACATTCCCTTCCCGTGTGCCTGCAGCACATCCTGGGCAAGGTGGAGGTTTGCTTCCTCCACCGCTTGCCCAGGACCTGTTGCGGTGTGCCTCCCCATGGATGTTGTTGCTGCCTTTGGCACACAGATCCTGAGCTCACCTTGTTGCCCAAGTCATTGGAGATCAATGCCGCCTTCATGGCTGCGATGCGCCCGTCCATCATATCTGAGGGGGCAACGATGTGGCAGCCTGCAGGGAAAGAGCAGACACGCCAAGAAGTGCTTgaggctgtgcccctgcctgCAGGGGGTGACCCCAGGGCCAAGGGGCCCCAggtgcctgcagctctgccagggccAGCACAcggagggcagggggagcctCCCCTGGCTTGGAGCAAAAGCACTCCCAGTTGGAGCTAGGGCCAGTTTGCTTTTGGGCCTGCAGAAGGCAAGAGGGGGTGAGTCTGCAAGGGTCAAACTCAGGTAGTGC
The Phalacrocorax carbo chromosome 18, bPhaCar2.1, whole genome shotgun sequence DNA segment above includes these coding regions:
- the ALAD gene encoding delta-aminolevulinic acid dehydratase isoform X2, encoding MQADSLLHSGYFHPVLRSWQCTATTFDASNLIYPIFVTDSPDAVEPIPSLPGQARYGVNKLEGMLRPLVEDGLKCVLIFGVPSKVHKDERGSAADAEDTPAIQAIRKIHSTFPELLIACDVCLCPYTSHGHCGILREDGTIQNEISCQRLAEVALAYAKAGCHIVAPSDMMDGRIAAMKAALISNDLGNKVSVMSYSAKFASCFYGPFRDAALSKPAFGDRRCYQLPPGARGLAIRAVDRDVREGADMLMVKPGMPYLDLVRDVKTRHPTHPLAVYHVSGEFAMLWHGAQAGAFGLEAAVREAVTAFRRAGADAIITYFTPQLLRWLKEEAAAGRA
- the ALAD gene encoding delta-aminolevulinic acid dehydratase isoform X1 → MDRAQVDWLRVQTPQKIPCGEAWGGGFLLMPSPHVSVSSTSCSDSPDAVEPIPSLPGQARYGVNKLEGMLRPLVEDGLKCVLIFGVPSKVHKDERGSAADAEDTPAIQAIRKIHSTFPELLIACDVCLCPYTSHGHCGILREDGTIQNEISCQRLAEVALAYAKAGCHIVAPSDMMDGRIAAMKAALISNDLGNKVSVMSYSAKFASCFYGPFRDAALSKPAFGDRRCYQLPPGARGLAIRAVDRDVREGADMLMVKPGMPYLDLVRDVKTRHPTHPLAVYHVSGEFAMLWHGAQAGAFGLEAAVREAVTAFRRAGADAIITYFTPQLLRWLKEEAAAGRA